A stretch of DNA from Anopheles nili chromosome 2, idAnoNiliSN_F5_01, whole genome shotgun sequence:
ATAGACCAAGAGACTCCAGCAGCTGACTTTTAATGGTTGTGTTACAGCAGAGGTAAATGTGCTTGTACAAAATTGACGCAGCGTTCTTTTGTGACGTTGATTCCGTGAAACACCTTGGCTCGAAAGAAGCTTTCATGCGGGAagtagaaataaaattaaagaaacACAAACTACGGCAATATCCGCTCTGCTAACACTTAGCGTTCTGATTGCTGTTAGCGTATGAACCCATTTCATGGCTTCCGGCTGGTAGATAAAAGAATGGCGCAAGCGTTCTGAGCGCTTTAGTTGCAGGTGTTCGGTGGGGTTTGGCAATCATGGAGCTGTTTCTGCTTTCGCTGATCGCCATATTGGGCGTTGTGCTGTACCGGAAGTATCAACAGCGGCTTAAGTTTGCCGAGAAGATAGAGCTAGTGCACTCGCATGTGCCCGTGTTGGGTCATAGTTTACTAGTGTTGAACAAATCGTCGGAAAAACGTTTCCAAATAATTCACGAGAGCTTTCTCAGATACGATCGGTTGTTCCAATTCCACCTAGGGACGAAAGTGTTCATCTGCACCTCACACCCCGACATCATGCACTCTGTGTTGGATAACTCGAAGGCGATGAACAAACTGAATGAGTACAATTTCTTAAGGCTTGAAGAAGGCCTGATCCAAAGCCCGTGTAGGTTTGCAATGGCTTACCGAGTATGAGAGTAAACATTAATGTAAGGCGTTCGCAAATGTTGTGTCGTGCTTTTTAAGATTCGCTATGGAAACACCAACGGAAGACGCTGAACACGTCATTCAACAAACGGATTTTGGACAGCTTTGTGCCGTTGTTCGACAAGTGCGCCCGGAAAATGATCGATGGCATGAAACGATCTTCTGATCTGTCCAGGGTGAACGTGATGGAACACTGCAGCCGATGCACGCTCGATATGGTGTGTGGATCTACTCTAGGCTCGGATATTCTGGACGATCCGCAAGCAACCCAGCTGTTACCGATGATTGATGAGTATGTGCTGAGTAAATGGACAGTCTGAAGTCTTCTAAGagaaaatgtccttttttccgaaTTACAGAGGATTCAATATAATGGGTCAAAGATTTATAAACGTGCAGTATCATTCGGAGCTCATTTATAGGTGGACCAAAAGCTAcaatattgaaatgaaatttagaGAAGTGCTATACGACTACATCAACAAGGTTAGCACCAtgataatttgaataatcatAGTTTTAGACACATTTCATGCACAATCGATCGTTATTGTAGTTGATTAGCATCAAAAGGGCATCTGCGAAAACGAGCGTTGAAGATGATAAATCAGAAGATGAGTTCGAGCTGTACAGGAAGCCACAGATATTTATAAACCATCTGCTAAAAGGCAAACGAGCTGGACAACCGTTCCCGGACAAGGAAATTTTGCATCACGCTGTGACCTTAATTTTAGCGGTAAGCTAATTTTGTGCCAAATGACTATAACCTATTTAACCTATTTAGTGCCCTCATACTCACATTTGTAGGGAAATGACACAACTGCGATAGGAATTAGTAATCTTCTCACGTTGCTAGCGATGCATCCAAAGGTACAGGAAAAGGCTCGACAAGAGATCCTGGAGGTGTTTCCTGTTAGTAACGAGTTGGAGACGACAACGGAAGCGCTCAACCAACTAACGTACCTGGAACAATGCATCAACGAGGCACTAAGGTTATGTCCGTCTGCACCTATGATAGGCCGAACATGTACGGATGACCTCGAAGTAGACGGCAATGTGATACCGCGAGGAACGGCGTTCGCGTTCAGTATACTGGCGTTGCATCGACGCCAGGACATCTGGGGACCTGATTCCTATCGGTTTGATCCTGATCGGTTTTCGCCCGAACGCTCCGAAGGTCGCCATCCGCATGCATTTGCGCCATTTAGCATGGGCTCGAGGGATTGCATTGGCAAACGCTACGCCATAATTAGCATGAAGCTGCTGATGGTGTATATGCTGCGAACTTTCCGTTTCTATACCGATATAGGGTTCGAGAAAATGGAGTTCAAGTTCGATCTGACGATGAAGCTTTCTCAGGGGTACACGTTTAGATTGGAGCCCGTCAATGCGTGCTGACATTTGTCAAACTGTAATCCTTGTTGAAGCCTAATAAAGTAAGAATGAGTATAAATTTTCCACATTACTGCTAGAAATGTTGAAAATACTAGGGTTGAAGAAAGTGAGACCAACGAGTGGTACGACGCAACAATAGTAATGATGAAACagattgttgatttttatttgcagtaGGATATATTTAACatggtaattaattttataaacaTAGTCCATGTGAATAAATTTACATTGTTTTCagtattttattcaaattttccacAGCATACTAGATTGATAATGTTCATGGGTGTTGTTAGACATGCGTAACTTCAAAGGAATCAAGCAAATAGAACTTCTTCAATAGTGATCATTTTACGTTTGTCGTGAATACTTCAAAagttttattgatttgttttcctttttgattTTAGTTTTCGTTTACGTATGTTTATATGCACGTATGTacgtaagtaagtaagtacgTATGTTTATAATTCGTGTAGATATGGATGTAGTATTTACCGCTCAAGTTGTAATTATGCTTCGTAGTTCAACACTTATGTGCTTCGCTCCAAAATTGCTAAAGAGATGCAAAATTATGATTTAAGTCTCGCATCGAgctttgaaaacaaattactCTGGCTCTATCAACTCATGGAGAATATTAGTTAGACGTGCACCCTTTATCAGGGAATGGtttgaagtttttttcttAGCTTAACAAGCTTGTTAGAAACAACTGTACATGTTCCAAATGTTGCCTGTACTAATTACTTCGTGTCATTCTACTGTGGTACGGACATTTTGAGAAcagttgaaaatttatttcgacGTATACTAATATACTATAGTTTATACGCACGTGTCTAGAAATAATCCATCAAGAATTGTATTCAATTGCtaatttgaaagcaaacagtTGTTTACAGCTAACCAGAACATACAGACAAATTCCTCGCAACTATTGGACAAGAACGTGTTTACCATTAGTTGGTTGCTTTTTGATATGTAAATGGTATATTGTTTTTTCAGACAACAACGCACCATATCCAGTATTCAGCAccataattcatttttaacgtTGCGAATCCAGTTTCCGTTTGTTGTCGCTTGAGCCAGACTCACTTTCGTACCTCCGCTTACACCGCGAACGATAGTGCTCGATGAGATGCGAAAGCGATACAATTATCATTCGCCATTAACATAATCATAATTCTCCTCTTTTTATTATCTGCGCTATCCAAGGAATGCAAAGTGCctatatttaaacaaaaaatttgaGCAACAAGTGAATTTTCGGATGGACGATCATGTTGGATGTTCCCATGTTGTGCAGGCTAAGGGTAAGCTGATGCGTCAACAGCACATGAAGTGGGCTGTTTGAACCTCACGTGCCTTTGACTCCCACGGCATTGTTGCGAAGTTCAACAATACGTCCGCTCCAGAGCCGCTTGAGCTGTGGCTGTAATTGCGAGCACATTCCGTTTGACACTGCCTTCAACTATTGCACCTTGTGCAGGCAGGTTTGGAGGGATGCACTTGTCCTCCCAGAGCGACGACCATTACCGGAAGTTCGCAGGGTTGATGGTCTATTTCATTTGCATCTTCTCGTCACCGAGCCGGTCGCGTAAAGCATGTGGCGTTGAGTGCCGTCGTCGTTAGAGAAATGTGGTTGCAATTGTCATCGAGAACCAGATGCATGTCGGTGCGGTGGCTTGGGGATTGTGCTGTGTTCTAGCGGGAGCGGAACTGCGTTGTGGACTATTTATTCCCCGAGGTGCCCTGGTTGCATTCCAGTTCGTTCCGTGAAGTGCAAGTGCAAGGATTGTGAAGATGTGGTGGATTTGGTTCGTGCTCGCGTTGGCAGTAGTAGGGCTGTGGCATTGCTGGATTCTGCAGCGACATCGATTCGCTAGCCATCTACCACATATGGAACCGTACTACCCGCTCATCGGAAATGGGCAGCTATTTATGGGGAAGTCACGTGTGCAACTGTTCAACGCGCTAATGGAGCCGTTCGGGCGGTTTGAAGGATGGTTCAAGATCTGGCTCGGCCCGAAGTTGGTCCTGTGCACATCGCATCCTGACATCATGAACGCCGTGCTGACCCACTCGGAGTGCTTGGAAAAGCCGTTCTTCTACGACTTCGTGAAGCTCGAGCACGGAATATTCGCAGGCCATTGTACGTGTGCAGAAGGAATAGTTCACCAGCGAACAACCTTGTGATGAAAAGGTCTTCTTGCAGATCATCCGTGGAAAACACAACGTAAAGCGCTTAATCCTGCATTCAACACGCGTATTCTGAACAGCTTTATCCCCGTTTTCGTGGAGTGCTCCAAGCTGATGGTGCAGAATATGGTGGAAGCCGTCTcggctggtgggaaaatggtaCCCATTTTCCCTTTCATAAGCAAGTGCACCCTGGAGATGGTTTGCGGAACGACAATCGGGTGTGACGTGTTGGAGCAACCGGGAAAGGAAGCGTTCATTGAAAATGTGGATCGGTAAGTCTCGTGCCCGCCACAGGAGACTAGGCTCAAAGGATAACGCATTTTCACGTGTTACGAACAGTTGCTTTGAGTTGGTTGCGAAACGGATGCTCAATATGCATCAGTACTTGGACGTGCTGTACCGACTCACCAACGATAGCAGCGAGGAGTCCCAACGGCGCTTATTGTGCTATAAGTTTTTCGAATCAGTAAGCAGCGTTTAACAGTGGAAAGTCAAGAAATGCTTTTCTAAGCTAATCTGCCTTAATACAACTCTTGCAGGTTATCGAGAAGGCTAAGACACGGCAAGAGCCACTCGCTGACACTGAAGCCGAAGAGGAAGACTTCAAGAAACCACAAATATTCGCCGACCAACTGCTGTCCGTCACGCACAATGGGAAACCCTTCAGTGACATTGAGATCACACACAACATCTACTCAATGATAGCGGCGGTAAGCGTGAGGGTCTTCTTCAAAGCCGAGGCGAATGATTACCCAACGTTTGTACACAATTCGCAGGGAAATGACACCACCGCGTTGCAGATCACGCACACCTGCCTGTTTCTCGCCATGTTTCCGGACGTGCAGGAGCGAACCTACCGTGAGGTGATGGAGGTGTTCCCAGATCCTGAGCAGGACATTGCCCTAGACGATCTGAAACGGCTCACCTACATGGAGCGTGTGATCAAGGAGAGCCTACGGTTGGCGCCATCTGGTCCGAACATCGCGCGGCAGACGATGCAGGACGTGGAAATAGCGGGTCTGCGCATCCCGAAGGACAGCCTGATTGTGTTGAGCATTTTCTCGATGCATCGCCGCACTGACGTTTGGGGCCCGGATGCGGCTGCGTTTGATCCGGACCGCTTTCTGCCGGAACGCAGCGTCGGGAGGAATGCGAATTGCTTTCTGCCATTTAGTGCGGGCTCACGTAACTGTATCGGGGCCCGTTACGCCATGCTCGGTATGAAGGTGATGCTGGCGAGCATACTGAGAAGGTTGCGCCTTCGATCGCACCTGAAAATGGCCGATCTGCAGTTTCGCTTCGATTTAACGTTGAAACTGGAGTCGGATTATCTCGTGCATGTAGAGAAGCGAATTTAGCCGAAATTGCAGGTGCGATACTTTATTCCTTGCTCCATCGCTGCTCTCTCGAATGCTCCATTTTGATTCATAGGGAATAAGCATATCTGATTGCTAAACCGGTGATCTTGCCAAATCGTGAGGTTTATGAGAGGTTATTTATTTGAAGGATGACACCTAGTCAGTTTTACTGCAGTATTTCAGGATAAAAGATCACTGTTCACTTTTTGTTGTCGGATGATCTGCGGATTGGATGATCTGCGATTTTCGGAGGATCTTTTGTGTGTTAGGTCTATGCAGTATTTTTGTTGTATGTTTCTTACACGTTCGAAATAAGTTTAGTATCCATGagttcaataaataaaaaagataaagCATGAATCATAATTAATCACCAGTTTCAATTATGTTACATTTAGCAAACATGTATGTTAAATCTTAGAATGATGAAATGATTATATTAGAGAAAGTAATTGCCACTAAGTACATAACCACTAAAAATTGgtaaaagttaaaagaaataCATTCACATGTTTAACTGCCATCATTTACAAACATATAATGCCTCTGAGTGATAACTGCTTTACTGAACAATAATAGTGTAACAATTATACATTTTTCCAATATACTAGCATCGAGCAAATCTGCGTCATGGTCGAATGAATCCGCACCTGTTGGAAAACATTATTCTGTGAAATCTTGTACGCGAATGTACAAATTAATCAAACAGCATCAAGCCAGGCGCCAACATTTGCGAGCATGCTGGATAtccttcacccactgtccCAATGAACGAGTGCATACCAAACGTTCGAGCAACGTTTGAACCGTTTGTAGTTGCATTCAGGCAGCCAGTGCGATCGGAATGTTAGCTCCAATACTGTGCCTCGTTGCAGCGAGTGTTTATTGCTATTACATTTTCGTGGAACGCTGTCGATATGTGCAGGACATTCCAAGCGCCAGCCCCTGCTATCCACTGGTCGGTAACGCACTGACGTTTATGGAAAAGTCCCCAGTTAAATTGTTCAACAATGTGGCGAAACCGTTCGCTCAGTTCGATCGCTGGTTCAAAGTATGGCTTGGTCCTCGACTGATGTTGTGCACGTCACACCCTGCGTTATCCGAGGCCATTCTTACCCATCCAAAGTGCTTGGAAAAGCCCTTCTTTTACGGCTTTTTGAAGCTAGATCACGGAATTATGACACAGAACTGTAAGTAGCCCGCACATTCGCGATCCAACACGTACCATAGCCCCTTGGGTCGTTGCAGACCACCAATGGAAACGGTGCCGAAAGGCGCTGAGTCCGTCGTTCAATGCGATCAAGGTAAGCAACGCGCTTCCTTCCTTTATCAGCTGTGCTTCGGTGATGGTTTCAAACCTTGAATCGGTGGCCAGTGAGACTTCGAGAATCGTGTCTCTAGCGCCTTTTCTAAGCGAGTGTATGCTGAACATAATCTTCTCCACGACGCTGGGAGCGAATGTTGTGAAGCAGCATGAAGCGAAAAACATTCTAAATAATTTAGACAGGTAAGTAAACCCACCTAATGATCCTTTCGGACGGTTTTGGTCGAGGGAAACACCCATCGATTCGATCTCAGCTTGTTGCAGATGATATCGTTTCGAGCCCTAAATGCACTGCACTATTACGATTGGATCTATCGAATTTCAAGCAACTACGCAATCGAATCCCAATCTCGAGCGGAGTGTTATCGTTTGGTGGATAAGGTAAACAGGTTGCCGGTTCGGTGTGTGGCTTTGAACGTATAATGAATGCTCTTCCCGTAGGTCATTGCTAGCAGGAAACATGCGATTGAAACAACATCGTACGAAGTGGCAGAATCTCCGGCCATGCTGGATCGCTTGCTGGCCGCCAAAGAGGATGCTCCGTTGACGGACACAGAAATCATTCACAACATATACTCGATCGTGGGCGCTGTGAGTACCGGAAAGTCAAAGTCCATCGATTGTTGTCTAAGCCGAGATATGCAAATTTTTCCCACAGGGAAACGACACGACCGCACACTCGCTGGGTCACACCTGCCTGTTCCTCGCAATGCATCCCGAAGTGCAGGCCACAGTGTATCAGGAGCTGTGCGATGTTTTTGGAGAGCTAGACGAACCCATTACGGAAGATCGCCTAAAGCGTCTCAGCTACATGGAGTGTGTGTTGAAAGAGAGCTTACGTTTGGCTCCTCCAGGAGCGACGGTTGCTCGCCAGACGCAGGACGACGTTACCATCGAAGGCCAATTCATTCCGCGAGGCACTACGCTGGTTGTTAGTCTATTTGCGTTACACCGTCGGAAGGACGTTTGGGGCGAAAATGCTGACACGTTTGATCCGGAGCGTTTTCGACCGGAACGGTGCCAGGGCAGGCCGGCATGTGCTTATATGCCGTTCAACACCGGAAGTCGAAACTGTATGGGTTCGCGGTACGCCATGCTGTGCATGAAGGTGATGCTGACGAtgatcgtgcgatcgttttGGATTCGTACTGACATGACGATGGGGCAGCTGAGCTTTCGATTCGACATAGCCCTAAAGCAAGAGCACGGATATGTGGTTCGTCTGGAGAAAAGAGAAGCTTAACGCCAATGAAAATGGCTTTCAAACGTACGGACAAAAATTAAGCAGGCAATTTGGATTGCCT
This window harbors:
- the LOC128730864 gene encoding cytochrome P450 4c21-like, translated to MELFLLSLIAILGVVLYRKYQQRLKFAEKIELVHSHVPVLGHSLLVLNKSSEKRFQIIHESFLRYDRLFQFHLGTKVFICTSHPDIMHSVLDNSKAMNKLNEYNFLRLEEGLIQSPYSLWKHQRKTLNTSFNKRILDSFVPLFDKCARKMIDGMKRSSDLSRVNVMEHCSRCTLDMVCGSTLGSDILDDPQATQLLPMIDEGFNIMGQRFINVQYHSELIYRWTKSYNIEMKFREVLYDYINKLISIKRASAKTSVEDDKSEDEFELYRKPQIFINHLLKGKRAGQPFPDKEILHHAVTLILAGNDTTAIGISNLLTLLAMHPKVQEKARQEILEVFPVSNELETTTEALNQLTYLEQCINEALRLCPSAPMIGRTCTDDLEVDGNVIPRGTAFAFSILALHRRQDIWGPDSYRFDPDRFSPERSEGRHPHAFAPFSMGSRDCIGKRYAIISMKLLMVYMLRTFRFYTDIGFEKMEFKFDLTMKLSQGYTFRLEPVNAC
- the LOC128730863 gene encoding cytochrome P450 4C1-like, translated to MWWIWFVLALAVVGLWHCWILQRHRFASHLPHMEPYYPLIGNGQLFMGKSRVQLFNALMEPFGRFEGWFKIWLGPKLVLCTSHPDIMNAVLTHSECLEKPFFYDFVKLEHGIFAGHYHPWKTQRKALNPAFNTRILNSFIPVFVECSKLMVQNMVEAVSAGGKMVPIFPFISKCTLEMVCGTTIGCDVLEQPGKEAFIENVDRCFELVAKRMLNMHQYLDVLYRLTNDSSEESQRRLLCYKFFESVIEKAKTRQEPLADTEAEEEDFKKPQIFADQLLSVTHNGKPFSDIEITHNIYSMIAAGNDTTALQITHTCLFLAMFPDVQERTYREVMEVFPDPEQDIALDDLKRLTYMERVIKESLRLAPSGPNIARQTMQDVEIAGLRIPKDSLIVLSIFSMHRRTDVWGPDAAAFDPDRFLPERSVGRNANCFLPFSAGSRNCIGARYAMLGMKVMLASILRRLRLRSHLKMADLQFRFDLTLKLESDYLVHVEKRI